The DNA segment AGCGCATGCAGGAGCTGTGCACGCTGTACCCGGTGCTGGAGCGCAAGTTCAACGCACCGGCGTCCTCGATGTCGGGCGGTGAGCGGCAGATCCTGGCGCTGGCGCGTGCGCTGATGCCGCGGCCCCGGCTGCTGCTGCTGGACGAGCCCTCGGCCGGCCTCTCCCCGAAGATGCTGCAGGAGGTGTTCAAGGCCATCGTGCAGGTGCGCGACAAGGAAGGCGTGACCATTCTGATGGTGGAGCAGAACGCCATGGAGGCCTTGCGCATGTCCGACCGGGCCTATGTGCTGTCCATGGGCACGGTGGCACTGACCGGGGCCGCCAACTCGCTGATGAGCGACCCGCAGGTGCGCGAGCTGTACCTGGGAGGCCGCGCCGCCTGATCCGGCGGTGTGACCGTGGCCCGTCCGGAGGGCGGGGTGTCTATCTTTTCGATGGGTGACATGCATGTTCCAACACCTCTCTCTCCGGTCCCGCCTGGCCGCCGCCATGGGCTTTCTGGCGCTGCTGCTGGCCGTGCTCGGGGCCCTGGGCCTGTACAGCCTGCGTGACAGCAACCTGGCCCTGCAGTCGCTGGTGGAGCAGCAGCTGCAGCCCATGCAGCAGCTGGCCCAGGTGACCAAATCACTGGACATGGGCAAGTTCGGGGTGGTCTCGGCCATTGCCGATCCGATCCAGATCGACAGCGATATGGATGCGCTGGAGGCGCAGCTCCAGGACAGCGCCTCCACCTGGGAGGCGTTTGCCTCGGCCCTGCGCGACGGGCAGGAGCAGGAACTGGCCCAGCAATTTGCCGCAGCGCAGCAGGAATTTCTGCAGCAGGGGGTGCGCCCTGCGGTAGCCGCACTGCGCAGCATGAATCTGCCGGGGGCGACCGAGCTGTACACCCAGTCCCTGGCCCCGCGCTACCCGCCGGCACGGACGGCGCTCGATGCGCTGATGGCGCTGCAGCGCCAGCGGGGTGAAGCCCTCTACCGCGCCACCCAGCAGCGCTACCAGCAGGTGTTCTGGCTGTCGGTGGCGGCCATGTGCCTGGGCCTGCTGGTGGCCGGCGCGGCGGGCGTGACCCTGGTGCGTGCCATCGCGCGCCCCTTGGCCCAGGCCGTGCAGGCGGCCCAGCATGTGGCGGCCGGCGATCTGAGCCAGGACATTCCCACCAGCCCGGCGCGCCATGAGACCGGGCAGCTGCTGCAGGCCCTGCAGCAGATGAACCTGCGGCTGCGCCACATCGTGGGCGAGGTGCGGCAGGGGACCGATGCCATGGCACTGGCGTCCCAGGAAATCAGCAGCGGCAACCGGGATCTGTCGCAGCGCACCGAATGCCAGGCGGCCGCCTTGCAGCAGACCACGGCCTCCATGCACGATCTGAACGAAGCCGTGCAGCGCAATGCCGAACATGCCCAGCAGGCCAGCGCGCTGGCCGCATCGGCCACCCAGATCGCCCAGCAGGGGCGCAGCGAGGTGGACGCCGTGGCCCAGGCCATGGGCCATATCCAGGGGGCCTCGCAGCGCATCGTGGACATCACCGCGGTGATCGACGGCATTGCCTTCCAGACCAATCTGCTGGCGCTCAATGCGGCCGTGGAAGCCGCGCGCGCCGGCGCGCAGGGCCGGGGCTTTGCCGTGGTGGCGGCGGAGGTGCGGGAGCTGGCCCAGCGCAGCGCCGTGGCCGCCAAGGAAATCAAGGGACTGATCCAGCACTCCGTCCACGAGGTGGAACAGGGCCGGGCCCGGGTGGCGCAGGCGGGCGGCACCATGGCCACGGTGGAGGGCCGCGTGCAGCACATGGCGGCCCTGGTCCAGGACATTGCCCAGTCCAGCCAGGCGCAAAGCGCCGGCCTGGGGCAGCTGCACCAGGCGATTGCACAGATGGACGACACCACCCAGAAGAACGCCGCGCTGGTGGAGCAGGCGTCTGCCGCCGCACTGGCGTTGCAGCAGCAGGCCAGCGCGCTGGTGGACACGGTGCGGGTCTTCCGGCTGGACGGTGTGGCCGTCCCCGCAGCCCGGGTCCTGCCTGCCGCCGAGCGGACTTTGCTGCTGGCCTGAGCACCGTTGGGCGTGTGGCGGTGGGTCCTGTGCAACGCTGCGCGGCAGTTGCTATCCGAGTGCTGGGAGCTGGAGTAAGCTGTACCGGACAAGACGGTGTGCCGTGCGGCGGCGCTCCGTGCTCCACGACCAGCATTTCTGAGGACGGCCATGAGCGACCACACTCCCTTCGGTTTCGGCAAATTCATCCCCGGTTTCGACTTTCTGCAAAACCTGAGCAAGGCCGGGCAATCTTCGGCCGGCATGCCGCCGCTGTCGCACTGGGTGGCGCCCACGGTCAGCATCGAGGAAATCAGCAAGCGCATTGAAGAGCTCAAGGCTGTGCAGTTCTGGCTGGAGCAGAACAGCCGCGCGCTGGCGGCGACGGTGCAGGCGCTGGAAGTGCAGAAGATGACACTCAGCACCCTGCAGGGCATGAACGTCAGCATGGCCGATCTGGCCAAGACCTTCACCGGCAAGGCGGCGGACAAGACCGCCACGGCGCAGCCCAGCGGCAATGCCGACTGGCCCATGTCGTCGTCGGCGGCCAAAGCGGCCAAAAGCGAAGCCCCGGAGGCAGACCCACAGAACACGGCTGCTGCCTCCGACGCCCAGGCCGCGGCGCAGCCCGGCGCAGCGCAGGCCGATGCATCTGCGCCACCTCCCGGCGCCGGGCCTGCCGGTCTGGGGGACCCCATGCTGTGGTGGGGCGCGCTGTCGCAGCAGTTCCAGCAGATCGCCGCCACCGCGCTGCAGGACCCGGCGCAGCAGCAGGCCATGGCCCAGGCCACCCACATGGCCACGGATTTCACCAAGGCGGCCATGAATGCAGCCAGCAGCATGGTGCGCCAGGCCAGCGAAGGGGTGAAGGCCGCTTCCAGCGCCGCCGCCCAGACCACGGCGAAGGCGGCCAAGCCGGCGGCCAGCCGCAGTGCTGGCGCACCTTCGGCCACCCCGCGCAGCGCTGCCGCGAAGAAGGCCTCCGCAGCCAAGAAGGTCTCCGCAGCCAAGAAAGCGCCTGCGGCCAAAAAGGCTGCACCCCAAGCGGCGCGCACTGCGGCGCCTAAAGCCGCGGCCAAGCCTGCCGCCCCCGCGCGCAAGCGCAGCCGCTAAGGACAGGGACGGACTCCATGGCGTTTTTTCCCTGTGCCCATGCCAGCCACGCCCAATGGCAGCAAGCGCTGTCCCAGGTGGTGGCACAACTGCGGGCGCAAATGGCCATGCAATCGGGCCAAGCCTGGCCCGCACTGGGCCTGATGTATCTGACCACCCCCTATGCCGCGCATGCGGCGGACATCCTGGCCTCAGTCGCCAAGGAACTGCCCGAAGTCAGCCACTGGAGCGGCATGGCGGCCCCGGCCATTCTGGGCGGCGACATGCGCTACGCCGGCGAGCAGGGGGCCCTGGCCGTGATGCTGCCGCTGCTGGGCACGGCGGACTTCCGCCAGTTCTCCGGCCTGCAGCCGATTGCCCGGGTCGAGGTGGAAGGTTTCGAGGTGCACAGCGTGCTGGTGCACGGCGACGGGCGCATGCCCGAGCTGGAAGAGCTGCTGCTGGAGCTGGCTTCGCACACCGCCAGTGGCGAGATGATGGGGGGCTTCGGTTCCGACCGGCGCTGCGGCATCCAGCTGGCCTGGAGCCGCAAGCTGCCAGTGGCCCATGACACCGGTCTGCTGTCCGGCGGGCTGTCGGGCGTGGCGTTTTCCGACCAGGTGCACACCCTCTCGCGCGTGGTGCAGGGCTGCAAGCCCATTGCCCCGCCGATGGAGATCACCGAGGCGCGTGACCATGTGATCCTGGGACTGAACGGCCGCCCGGCGCTGGACGTGCTGATGCAGACCCTGGATGTGCAACTGGAGGTGGACGCCCAGGCCGCCATCAGCCGCGTGCGCAACACGCTGCTGGCGCTGTCGCTGGACACCTACACGCCGCACGGCAGCAGCATCGATGTGCGTTCGCGCGTGCGCCCGATCGTGGGCCTGGACCCGCTGCGCCGCGGCATTGTGCTGGACGAGACGGTGGACAAGGGCATGCATGTGGCGTTCTGCGAACGCAGCAGTGCGGCGGCCTGGTCCGAGCTGCGCCGCGCCTGTGCCGAAATCCAGGAAGAGCTGGCACCGGACATCCCTTGGCCCCAGGCCGGCGTGCCCGCGCCGGCGCGCATGGTGCGCGGCGCCATCTATGTGCGCAGCCACCTGCGCGGAGGCACGGCGGCCACCAACGAAGCCGATGCCGAGCTGCAGCTGATCCGCCATGCGCTGGGCCCGATCCCGCTGGTGGGCTTTGTGACCGCCGGGGAAATCTCCGGTCGGGAAGTCCACGGCATGAGCGGCCAGCTGACGGTGTTCACCCAGGCGCTGGTGTAAGCAGCTTTCCCCCACGACACGACGCCCCTTCACGGGGCGTTGCGCTGTCAGGGCGGAATATCAGCGCGGGATGTCAGCGGTGACCGTAGTACGGGCGGTGGTGGCGCGGGGCCTTGACCCAGTGGCCGGGAATCCAGACATAGCGGTGCCCCTGCCAGCGCCAATGGCCGCTGACCCAGGCATGGCCGGCGCGGGGGCGATGGCGTTCATAACGGGGCGGCGGGGGAGGCGGGCGGTGCATGTGGCGGCCGTCATGGCGCACTTCCACGGCCAGCGGGGCGCCAGGGGCTGCGCGGTACACCGGCTGGGCCGAGGCGAGTGCCGCCGTCAGCGCCAGGGCGGCGCCCAGCAGCAGGCGGGTGGTCAGGGCAGGGGTGTGGGACATGAGCGGCTCCTCTTGCGCGTGGTTTGCAGTGCCTCCAGCATCGGGGGGCTGCGTCAAGCGGGGATCGCTGCTGTGCAAAGCTGTGTGAAGCTGCGTAGGCAAATGCACGGACAGTGCGGCGCAGCGTTTGCCTTGCAACTGCCCTTTCAGCGGCGCAGGGCCGTGAAGGCCGTGAATTCCCAGCTGCGCATGCCCAGCACCAGGGTGTAGCCCTCGCGCTGTTCGGGCAGCAGGCGCTGGTCCTGCAGATGCTGTTGCGAAAAATCGTGCGCCAGGCGCTGGATGCGGTCCACGAAACTGGGCGCCAGGGCGCGCGAGATATTGCCATGCACCATGAGCATGGTCTCCCCCGGCTGGTCGAAGCTGCCGCCAAAGTAGTCCAGCACCGCATGCTCGCGGAAATACTCCATCACCGGTCCGCGTGCCCGCCAGCGGAAGGTCTTGGCCAGGCGCAGGCGGTAGCGGTTGCCGGGGCGCAGCTCGATGATGCCGATGCGGTCCAGCTGCGCCAGGTAGCGTATGCCTTCGGCCTCCGTCATGCGGTAGGTGGCGGTGATCTGCTCCAGCGTCCACTGGCTGAGCACGCAGATGGCCATCAGCAGCAGCTTGCGATCGGCCACCACGGCGGTTTCCTGCTCGGGCGTCATCTCCTGCAGCAGCGGCTGGCTGTCGGCCACGCGCCGCGCCAGGTCGGCAAAGTCGACCCCCAGCGCGCGGCAGATGGCATCGATGCGGGACAGGGGCATATCGCCCTTGGAGAGCATGCGCTTGACGCTGGATTCGGCCATGTCGAGATGGCGCGCCAGGTCGGCATAGGTCATGTGCGCAGCCTTCAGCTCTTTCTTCAGCGCGTGGATCAGGTCGATGGTGGTGCTCATTGGTATCGATTATGGATACCGCCGGTGTGACGGTCCGGTGCCGCGGCCGAAATGCGGCGCCCTGCGGCGGCGTTGCGCTGACACTGGTGTGGATGCAGCACCATGATTTTTATCGTAAATAATGCAGCGCAGAGGGGCCCGCCAAGGCCCCATGAACTTGAATCCATGTACAAAACCGGGCCTGTGAACAGGTCCCACAGAGGGTGAGATGCAACAGCCGGACCATGACCACCACGCGCCATCGGAACCCCATCCCAACCAGTTTGCCTTGCTGGGCCAGCGGCGCTTTGCCCCCTTCTTCTGGACGCAGTTCTGTGGTGCGGCCAACGACAACCTGTTCAAGTTCGCCTTCACGGTGATGGTGACCTACCAGCTCAGCGTGGGCTGGTTGCCGCACGCCATGGCGGGGCTGGTGATCGGTGCGCTGTTCATCCTGCCGTTCCTGCTGTTTTCGGCGACCTCGGGCCAGCTGACCGACAAATGGGACAAGACGCGCATGTTCCGCCTGGTGAAGAACCTGGAGATCGCCATCATGGCCATCGCCGCCTGGGGCTTCTTCACGGCCAACGTGCCGGTGCTGCTGGGCTGTGTGTTTCTGATGGGCCTGCACTCCACGCTGTTCGGCCCCGTCAAGTTCGCCTACCTGCCCCAGGTGCTGAACGACCGCGAGCTGACCGGCGGCAATGGCATGGTGGAAATGGGCACCTTTGTCGCCATCCTGCTGGGCAATGTGGCCGGCGGCCTGCTGGTGGCTGTGCCGGAGGTGGGACACACCCAGGTGGCGGTGGTCTGCGTGGCCCTGGCGCTGGTCGGGCGGCTGTGCGCCCAGTTCATTCCGCATGCGCCGGCCACCGATCCGGGCCTGGTCATCAACTGGAACCCGTTCACCGAAACCTGGCGCAATCTGCAACTGGCACGCCAGCAGCCGGTGGTGTTCCGTTCGTTGCTGGGCATCAGCTGGATGTGGTTTTTCGGCGCCGTGTTCCTGGCCCAGTTCCCCAGTTTTGCCAAGGAAGTGCTGCACGGCGACGAACATGTGGCATCGCTGTTGCTGGTGATCTTCTCCATCGGCATCGGCGTTGGCGCGCTGCTGTGCGAGGTGTTCAGCCGCCGGCAGGTGGAAATCGGCCTGGTGCCGCTGGGCGCCATCGGCATGAGCGTGTTCGCCATCGATCTGTACTTTGCCGCGCACGCCCTGCCGCCGTCCGACCTGATGGGCGTGGGTACCTTCTTTGCGCAGAGCGTGCACTGGCGCGTAATGTGGGATCTGGGCATGCTGGCGCTGTCGGCCGGCATCTACAGCGTGCCCATGTACGCCCTGATCCAGATGCGCAGCCAGCCCACGCACCGCGCCCGCATCATCGCGGCCAACAACATCCTCAACGCGCTGTTCATGATTGCCTCCAGCGTGCTGGCCGGGGCCTTGCTGGCAGCCGGGGCCAGCATTCCCCAGGTTTTCCTGCTCACCGGCATTGCGAACGCGCTGGTGGCGTTCTACGTGTTCCTGCTGGTGCCGGAGTACCTGCTGCGCTTTGTCGCCTGGGTCATCACGCACTTTGTCTACCGCTTCCGGGTGCGCGGCGCGGACCATATCCCGGCCCACGGCGCGGCGGTGCTGGTGTGCAACCACGTGAGCTTTGTCGATGCCATTTTGATGATGGCGGCCAGCCCGCGCCCCATCCACTTTGTCATGGACCACCGCATCTTCCAGACGCCGGTGCTGGGCTGGCTGTTCAAGCTGGCCAAGACCATTCCGATTGCGCCGCAAAAGGAGGATCCGGCCACCTACGAGGCCGCGTTCGCCCGCGCGGCCCAGGTGCTGCGCGAAGGCGATCTGCTGGCCATCTTCCCGGAAGGGGGCATCACTGCCGATGGCCAGCTGCAGCCCTTCAAGCCCGGCATCCTGAAAATCCTGGAACAGGCCCGGGCCGATGGCCTGGAGGTGTCCGTGGTGCCCATGGCGCTGACCAATCTGTGGGGCTCCTACTTCAGCCGCATCGAAGTGCGTGGCGGCAGGAACGTGGCCATGGTGCAGCCGCTGCGCCGGGGCCTGTTTAATGCGGTGGGCCTGGAGGTGGGGGACGCCGTGCCGGCCGCGCAGGTCACGCCCGAAGGCCTGCGCACCCGGGTGGCAGCGCTGCTGGCACGCTGAGGGCAGCGGCTGCGCGGCGCTTACGGCAGCAAATGGATGTCGCCCAGGTAGGCCAGCCCTTCGCCGTGGGTGTTGTCGGCGTCGGCGGAGACGGTGATCGCCGTCAGCGCCGGCATACCCTGGGGCGATTCGTCCCCGAAGGCGCGGGCGTAATCGGCCGCCAGGTCCCGCTTTTCTTCCTGCCAGCGTCCCAGGGGCGCATTGCTGCCGTGCAGCACCAGGTAGCGCAAACGGTGGGTGAAGGGGCTGTGCAGCACGCTGCCTGCTGGCGATGTCCCATCCCAGACGTAGCACAGGGTCTCGGTCGGGATGGGTTCGCCGGTGGCGATCTGGCCCAGGTGCAGCTTGGTGCGCTCGCTCCAGCTCAGCTGCCGCGCATCGAAATCAAAAGACACGCACAGCTTGAGTGCCGCATCGTCCCCGGCGCGCTGGCGCAGGTCGGCGCCCTGCACCGGCTGGTCGACGCGCCAGCGCCAGTGCAGTTGGCGGGCGGAGCTGCCCGGGCTGCCGATCGCCAGCACCAGATTGCCATAGGCATCCTGGGTGTGCACCCGCAGCACCTGCTGGCCGTCCAGCGGTGCCACGCTGAATTCCGTGGGCTTCTTGCGCGGCAGGCTGGCGAAATGCCAGGGTGCCGGCACCGCGCCGGCGGCCATGGCCGAGAACGCGGGCACCACCGGTGGTGCGGTCTGCGCCCGGCTGTGGGCGGCCATCCCCAGGCCCAGTGCCAGTACCATCGGCGCCCAGGACGGCATGCGCCTGCTGCCATGCAGCCAGCGCAGTCGCACAGACAAGGAAATGCAGGGGCTTGACGGAGACATGGCAGACAGCTTAAGCGATGCAAAAGCGGATTTTAGGTATTCCGAAGCGGCGCTGTGCCGCAGAAGCGTTGCTGAAAGTATCGCCATAAAGTACCCAAAGAAGCGTGCCGTGTGCTGGTGGCACAAATATGGCGTGCCGCAGGCGCGGTCTGGCGATGATTCGCCGCACTGCAGCAGCCGTTGCATGCAGATCACTTTCAAGGAGACTTTCGTGCACATCCCTACCGCTTTCACCCGCCGTATCACTGCCGCCTGGGGCCGCAGCCTGCGCCACAGCCTGTGTGCACTGGGCATGGCCGGCGCACTGTGGGGTGGCGCGGGTGCCGCCCATGCCCAAAGCGATACCTCGCTGGTGCTGTCGGCCCTGCCGCTGGCGTCGATGGTGGCCGTGGCGTCCCAAGGCGGCGCGTCCGAAGACGTGCTGGCTGCGCCGCTGCTGGTGTCCGGCGTCGGTGCCTCGCTGCTGGTGGAAGGGGTGGAGGCATCGGCCCATGGCGTTGTCTACGTGGTCAAGAACGTGGCCACCGGCGCCTCGGCGGTGCTGGAGGTGTCGGGCAATGCGGTGGGGGCTGCCTCGGTGGGCGTGGGCACGGTGATCCAGAGCAGCGCCATTGGTGCGGGCGTGGTGTTGTCGGCCGCCGGCAAGGTGCTGGCCTTCATCCCCAACGCGGTGGGCAAGGCGCTGCTGCACAACGAGCGTCTGTAAGCCAGCCATCGACCGAGCCGGAGTTTCTGCCATGCATCCACTGCACTGTTCCCTTCCCCGCCTGGCCAGCCTGCTGTGCCTGGCGCTGGCCACCCTGGCGGGCAACGCCCATGCCGGCCGCAACTGCGACGCCAAGCCGCTGAACGTGGAGACCCTGACGCAGGGCCTGAACCTGGCGCAGCGCACGGCGCAGGTGCTGGAAGCGGAGTACCAGAAGAACGGCAGCAAGGTGCTGCTGCTGGCCCGGGCGGGCCAGGACCTGTCCAGCTACCAGCTGCAGTACTCCCACTTCGGCTGGGCCTACCGCACGCCGGAAGGGCCGTGGCGAGTGGCGCACAAGCTCAATATCTGCGGCACTGCCGATGGCTGGGTCTACCGCCAGGGACTGGGCGAGTTCTTTCTGGACGATCTGTGGCGCTATGTGGCCGCCGTGCAGGTGCCCACCCCGGCCGTCCAGCAGGCGCTGTGGAGCTACCTGACCGCACCGCAGACCGTGCTGCGCATGCAGCACCAGCCCTACAGCATGGTCAGCTACGCCTGGGGGCAGAAGTACCAGCAGTCCAACCAATGGGCCATCGAAAGCCTGGCCGCCGCGATGGAGCCGGCCACCGTGCAGCAGCGCAGCCAGGCCCAGGCCTGGCTGAAGTTCAAGGGCTACGAACCCAGTACGTTGACCATCCGCTCCTGGACGCGCCTGGGCGGGCGCATGTCGGCGGCGAACATCGCTTTTGACGACCACCCGAACGACCAGCGCTTCACCAGCCGCATCCAGACCGTGACGGTGGATTCCGTCACCCAGTGGCTGCAGCGTGCCCAACTGGCAGGTGCGCCGCGTGTGGTGCAGTAGAGTGGTGATTAAACTGGTGTTTCGCGCCGCTGCAGCGCGCACAAGCAGCTATTGAATCAGGAGTTTCCATGAGCAAGTCTTTGCGGTTGCCCGAGAAATGGTTCCGCCGCGGCCTGTGGCTGGTGGCGGTGGTGTTTGCCTCGTTTCTGATCGGCCTGGGCGGGCTGGTGGTGGGCAATCTGCCGCAGGCGGAGCGTGTGCAGGAGGTGGAAGACTTCATTCCCGCGGCCGATGCCGAGCGGGTGCGGGCCGCGTTGCGTCAGGCCCAGGCGGTGGAGCGCCAGGCGGACAAGGCGCGCGACACGGCGCGGCTGAAATACGACGCCGAGAAGGCCCGCTATCAGTCGGCCCGCGAATCCTTCGACAACTGGGTGGCCACGCGACGCGCGACCGAGCGCCCGGAGCAGGACAGCGAGCTGATTGCCCGTACCCAGGCGCTCGACAAGATCAAGCAGGCGGAAAACCAGGCCCGCCAGTTGCTGGAGCAGGTGGAGCAGACCAGCCTGGCAGCTTCGCAGAACGTGTCCGCCGCAGACAACGAATGGCGGGAGCTGCGCGATGCCGCCTATCCGGACTGGCTGGCCCGGCAGCGGGAGGTGGAGCTGCGCGTGTTCCTGTACCGCCTGGCCATCACCTTGCCCTTGCTGGTGGCGGCCGGCTGGTTGTTCGCCAGGCAACGCAAGAGCACCTGGTGGCCCTTTGTCTGGGGCTTCATCTTCTTTGCGCTGTTTGCCTTCTTTGTGGAGCTGGTGCCCTACCTGCCCGACTACGGCGGCTATGTGCGCTACATCGTGGGCATTGTGGTCACGGTGCTGCTGGGGCGCTATGCCATCCTGGCGTTGAACCGCTACCTGGAAAAGCAGAAGCTCCAGGAGGCACTGCCCGAAGTGCAGCGCCGCGTGGAGCTGGGCTATGACGTGGCGCTGGGCCGGCTGGCCAAAAGCGTGTGCCCGGGCTGCGAGCGGCCGGTGGACCTGAAGAACACCGAGATCGACTTCTGCCCCCACTGCGGCATCGGCCTGTTTGACCACTGCGGCCACTGCAACACCCGCAAGAGCGCTTTCAGCCGCTACTGCCATGCCTGTGGCACGCCGGCGAAGGAAACGCCTTCGGCGCTGGGCGTACCACTCGGGATGGCAGGGCCGGGCCACAGCGCGCCGCCGTCCAGCACCTGATCACCGACCACCTGGTTGGCGGCCCGCCGGTCCGGTTGCCCGGACGCGGCTGCGGCATGGCGCGTGTGGCGCGCGCCATGCTTTTCCACTGGGAAAGAGTCCCCAGGGTCAGACGCCGCGGCTGCGGTCCTGGGCGAACTTCTGGCGGAATGCGGCGAAGGTGCCGGCGTCCAGCGCGTCGCGCACTTCCTGCATCAGGTTCAGGTAGTAGTGCAGGTTGTGGATGGTGGTCAGCATCGGGCCGAGCATTTCGCCGCAGCGGTCCAGGTGGTGCAGATAGGCGCGGCTGAAGCCGTCGCGGCCGCCGTCATCCCAGCTCACGCCGCTGGTGCCTGCGCAGGCATGGCAGGTGCAGGTGGTGTCGATGGGCTGGTGGTCCACCTTGTGGCGGGCGTTGCGCAGCTTCAGGTCGCCATAGCGCGTGAAGATGGTGCCGTTGCGCGCATTGCGCGTGGGCATCACGCAGTCGAACATGTCCACGCCATCGGCCACGCCCTGTACCAGGTCTTCCGGCGTGCCCACGCCCATCAGGTAGCGCGGCTTGTGGGCCGGCAGCAGGTGGGGGGTGTGGGCCATGATCTCCAGCATCTCGTCCTTGGGCTCGCCCACGGAGACGCCGCCCACGGCGTAACCGGGGAAGTCCATCTCGACCAGCGCCTGCAGCGATTCCTCGCGCAGATTGGTGTACATGCCGCCCTGCACGATGCCGAACAGGGCGTTGGGGTTGCCCAGGCGCTCGAACTCCTGCTTGGAGCGCAGGGCCCAGCGGCGGCTCATCTCCATGGACTTGCGCGCTTCGGCCTCGGTGGTCTTCTTGCCGTTGGTCTCGTACGGCGTGCATTC comes from the Comamonas terrigena NBRC 13299 genome and includes:
- a CDS encoding zinc ribbon domain-containing protein, giving the protein MSKSLRLPEKWFRRGLWLVAVVFASFLIGLGGLVVGNLPQAERVQEVEDFIPAADAERVRAALRQAQAVERQADKARDTARLKYDAEKARYQSARESFDNWVATRRATERPEQDSELIARTQALDKIKQAENQARQLLEQVEQTSLAASQNVSAADNEWRELRDAAYPDWLARQREVELRVFLYRLAITLPLLVAAGWLFARQRKSTWWPFVWGFIFFALFAFFVELVPYLPDYGGYVRYIVGIVVTVLLGRYAILALNRYLEKQKLQEALPEVQRRVELGYDVALGRLAKSVCPGCERPVDLKNTEIDFCPHCGIGLFDHCGHCNTRKSAFSRYCHACGTPAKETPSALGVPLGMAGPGHSAPPSST
- the tgt gene encoding tRNA guanosine(34) transglycosylase Tgt, with the translated sequence MLQFDLLKTDPTSHARRGTVTLNHGKVQTPIFMPVGTYGTVKGVMPRSLEEMGAQIILGNTFHLWMRPGLDIMKSFGGLHGFEKWDKPILTDSGGFQVWSLGSMRKITEEGVHFQSPVNGDKLFMSPEVSMQIQTILNSDIVMQLDECTPYETNGKKTTEAEARKSMEMSRRWALRSKQEFERLGNPNALFGIVQGGMYTNLREESLQALVEMDFPGYAVGGVSVGEPKDEMLEIMAHTPHLLPAHKPRYLMGVGTPEDLVQGVADGVDMFDCVMPTRNARNGTIFTRYGDLKLRNARHKVDHQPIDTTCTCHACAGTSGVSWDDGGRDGFSRAYLHHLDRCGEMLGPMLTTIHNLHYYLNLMQEVRDALDAGTFAAFRQKFAQDRSRGV